The Priestia koreensis genomic interval TACATATACCTTGTAACTTCAGGAGACATTCGCCAATCCATAATCATTTCAAGATCTTCTTCCTGTATTTTTCTTAACTTCACTACCATTACGATTACCGCCTTATCCTCAAATCATAATTTTCTTTTGCTCAACATGACTATTAATATCCGCCCAGTCAGGATTTTCCCTAAGTAAGTTAATAATTTCCTGGAAGGGAAAGGGACTAATATCTGTGTATAAGTTCTGAATCACTATTTTAATAAGATCAAAATCTTCAGGCGTATCAACGGTCAGACGATACTGACTGTAATTTACTTCATTTGTTACGCTCAAAAGAGAAAACTGCTCTGGATGACTATAAATGTAAGATGTGACATGTTCACGGTGAGGTAGAGATATAGCTTGTTCAAACACCTTTTTTAGTACATCATATGAAAAAACTTCTGTATCAAACCCTCTTGGATACGTACGAGTAATTGTATTGGAGGCGTAATCTGGTTTCTTTTCAAGAAAACATTGAATGACCTTGTCAATTTCATCATGATGAATTACAGGACAATCTGATGTCAAGCGAATGACTACATCTGCTTTATATTGAGTCGCAGCCTCATAGTAACGAGTTAATACATCATGTTCTGATCCCCTATAATAGGAAATTCCTATCTTTTCACAAACCTCTACAATTACATCATCTTGTTTTTTTGTAGTTGTGGCTACTACAATTTCATCTATAAAAGCTGATTGCTTCACGCGAATAATTTGATGTTCAAGTAATGACCTTCCCATTACTTTCTTCATTACTTTTCCTGGCAAACGAGTAGATCCCATACGTGCTTGGATAATAGCAATAATTTTCATAATAGCACCCGCCTATGATTGTCTATAATGGTTAATAGATTGCTTAACAGCCCTAATAACATCTTGCACGTCTTTCTCTGTCATTGCCGGAAACAAAGGTAAAGAAATCATTTCTTCATATAAACTCTCAGCCTGAGGACATAATCCTTTCGAATAACCAAGCCCTTTATAAAAAGGATGCAAGTATACAGGCAAATAATGAACATTTACACCTATATTCTGTTTTTGAAGGGCTTCAAATATATCTTTTCGAGTTCCAGACAATCTGTCTGTTTTTAAACGAATTACATATAAATGCCAACTAGAATTACCATCAATATGCTGAAAAGGTAGAATGACTTCCGGTAAAGACTCGAATGCTTGATTATATAATGTTACATACTGTCTTCTTTTTTCTATGAACTCATTTAGTTTCTTCATTTGACTAATTCCTAAAGCAGCTTGAATATCAGTCATCCGATAGTTATAACCTAAAAACTGCATTTCATAATACCAAGGTCCTTCATCTTTCGACAATAACTTTCGATCACGAGTAATACCATGAGAACGGAATTGGATTAATTTCTGATAGTATCTCTTATTATTTGTCGTAATGATTCCACCCTCACCTGTCGTGACGTGTTTGACAGGATGAAAGCTAAACATTGTCATGTCGCTTAAAGCTCCGACTCTGTTTCCCTGATAAGTAGCACCTATTGCATGTGCTGCATCTTCAATCACAATCAAGTTATGCTCTTTTGCTATTTGATGTATCGATTGTAAATTTACAGGTTGACCTGTGAAATGCACAGGAATAATGGCTTTAGTCTTTGGAGTAATTTTTTTTTCAATATCTAAAGGATCAATATTATATGTTTGATCATCAATATCAGCAAAAACAGGAACTGCTCCCTGATATAGTACACAGTTAGCACTCGCAGCAAATGTCATAGCTGTTGTAATGACCTCATCTCCTTCATTAATTCCTGCTGCATAGCATGCGCCATGCAAAGCAGCCGTTCCATTTGAGAAGGAAACTGCATACTTAGTGCCAACGTAATCCGCAACTGTATGCTCAAATTCTTCTATATAAGGACCTGTAGTTAAATAATTACCTCGAAGAACTTCTACTACTGCGTTGATATCTGATTCATCAATTGACTGCTTTCCATAAGGAAGATAATTTTCTCGAATTTTAACAAATGACATATTCTTTATCCTCTTGATGAAGTAGCAGACTGTTTGGTTATTCCTTCTACTAACTCTCTCAATTCCTCTACAGTAAGCCATTCGCTATTGAGATCGCTTGTGTACTTAAATCCATCAGATAACTTCTTTCCATCAGTCATTATTTCATCTGACCACCAAGGGAACTCGGGCTGTATTACATAATAACTTTCGAATTCCAACGTTCTTCTAGCATCATCTTCTGTAATCATAGCTTCGTGGAGCTTTTCTCCTGGGCGAATCCCTACGTATTTAATGTTACATTCTGGAGCAATAGCTTCAGCTAAATCAACTACTCGCATACTTGGAATTTTAGGAACAAAAATTTCCCCGCCATGCATGCGCTCTAGATTGTCTACTACAAATTGCACTCCTTGATCTAGGGTAATCCAAAACCTTGTCATCCGCTCATCAGTAATAGGTACCTCTCCGGTTTCTCGCATTTTTTGAAAGAAAGGCACTACGCTGCCTCGACTTCCAACAACATTACCATAGCGTACAACTGCAAATTTTGTATCCTTATCCCCAACATATGAATTGGCAGCTACAAATAATTTATCAGAAGCTAATTTTGTGGCACCGTATAGGTTAACTGGACTTGCGGCCTTGTCCGTACTTAAAGCAATTACTCTTTGAACCCCTCTATCAATAGCAGCTTCAATAATATTTTGAGCACCGTGTATATTTGTTTTTACTGCTTCAAAAGGATTGTATTCACATGCTCCCACATGTTTCATTGCAGCAGCATGAATCACTATGTCTACACCTTCAAACGCACGATAAAGCCTTTCTTTATCACGAACGTCTCCAATAAAATATCTTATACGTGGATCATTAAATTCCTGAGCCATTTCATACTGTTTCAATTCATCCCTACTAAAGACAATAACTTTCTTAACATCACTTTTAAGCGCTTTGGAAACAAACTTTTTCCCAAATGATCCTGTTCCGCCAGTTATCAATACTACTTTATTTTGTAAGTTCACTTCAGATCATTCCTTTTATTTTTACTGAATTTATTAAGCTGTATTAACTTAAATTATTTTTTAAAAATTTCATGATATAAAAAATCTATATAAAGAGAGTAGATTAA includes:
- a CDS encoding glycosyltransferase family protein; translation: MKIIAIIQARMGSTRLPGKVMKKVMGRSLLEHQIIRVKQSAFIDEIVVATTTKKQDDVIVEVCEKIGISYYRGSEHDVLTRYYEAATQYKADVVIRLTSDCPVIHHDEIDKVIQCFLEKKPDYASNTITRTYPRGFDTEVFSYDVLKKVFEQAISLPHREHVTSYIYSHPEQFSLLSVTNEVNYSQYRLTVDTPEDFDLIKIVIQNLYTDISPFPFQEIINLLRENPDWADINSHVEQKKIMI
- the pseC gene encoding UDP-4-amino-4,6-dideoxy-N-acetyl-beta-L-altrosamine transaminase; amino-acid sequence: MSFVKIRENYLPYGKQSIDESDINAVVEVLRGNYLTTGPYIEEFEHTVADYVGTKYAVSFSNGTAALHGACYAAGINEGDEVITTAMTFAASANCVLYQGAVPVFADIDDQTYNIDPLDIEKKITPKTKAIIPVHFTGQPVNLQSIHQIAKEHNLIVIEDAAHAIGATYQGNRVGALSDMTMFSFHPVKHVTTGEGGIITTNNKRYYQKLIQFRSHGITRDRKLLSKDEGPWYYEMQFLGYNYRMTDIQAALGISQMKKLNEFIEKRRQYVTLYNQAFESLPEVILPFQHIDGNSSWHLYVIRLKTDRLSGTRKDIFEALQKQNIGVNVHYLPVYLHPFYKGLGYSKGLCPQAESLYEEMISLPLFPAMTEKDVQDVIRAVKQSINHYRQS
- the pseB gene encoding UDP-N-acetylglucosamine 4,6-dehydratase (inverting), whose product is MNLQNKVVLITGGTGSFGKKFVSKALKSDVKKVIVFSRDELKQYEMAQEFNDPRIRYFIGDVRDKERLYRAFEGVDIVIHAAAMKHVGACEYNPFEAVKTNIHGAQNIIEAAIDRGVQRVIALSTDKAASPVNLYGATKLASDKLFVAANSYVGDKDTKFAVVRYGNVVGSRGSVVPFFQKMRETGEVPITDERMTRFWITLDQGVQFVVDNLERMHGGEIFVPKIPSMRVVDLAEAIAPECNIKYVGIRPGEKLHEAMITEDDARRTLEFESYYVIQPEFPWWSDEIMTDGKKLSDGFKYTSDLNSEWLTVEELRELVEGITKQSATSSRG